Proteins encoded within one genomic window of Haladaptatus sp. QDMS2:
- a CDS encoding SCP2 sterol-binding domain-containing protein, giving the protein MTIPESDIERALTADQSELGDILPQVLAELEGTVPELIESRPDLYRGLVMQMQEIDVAAFVNDHPDVADRYMDLVWKGAEVLARQNEDLQDQIREDIVANFVATDCPMEGHLQLNPDAGTITGGAGTLSDVDFTIEAPAEVHVQLITGAIDPVQGFMQQQYSLEGNVGKGTRLAPVMNQLTTTLEQ; this is encoded by the coding sequence ATGACGATTCCAGAATCTGACATCGAACGCGCACTGACCGCAGACCAGTCTGAACTCGGCGACATCCTTCCACAGGTGCTCGCAGAACTGGAGGGGACCGTCCCGGAACTCATAGAATCCCGGCCCGACCTCTATCGCGGCCTCGTGATGCAGATGCAGGAGATAGACGTGGCCGCGTTCGTCAACGACCACCCCGACGTGGCCGACCGCTACATGGACCTCGTCTGGAAGGGTGCGGAGGTACTCGCCCGGCAGAACGAGGACCTCCAGGATCAGATTCGCGAGGACATCGTGGCGAACTTCGTCGCTACCGACTGTCCGATGGAGGGTCACCTCCAGTTGAACCCGGACGCGGGAACCATCACGGGCGGAGCGGGCACGCTTTCAGACGTCGATTTCACTATCGAAGCTCCCGCCGAAGTCCACGTCCAACTCATCACGGGCGCCATCGACCCGGTTCAGGGCTTCATGCAACAGCAGTACTCCCTCGAAGGAAACGTCGGCAAGGGTACTCGCCTCGCGCCGGTGATGAACCAACTCACCACGACGCTCGAGCAATGA
- a CDS encoding SCP2 sterol-binding domain-containing protein gives MATDHTGPLIFPSQPWFDRYREVINGDEKHAKLADGYGTDFNGDYIFVMTDMPVDEMNEAEMPDFLREELEEFVHETPDDGHVGCAYLGLEDGRCTGARLVESPDAVDHGFVLTATIDDWKDLIDGQVDIISGMMSGRFALDGDMQKTLQYSAAAQRLTELAASVDAQFADEIYTN, from the coding sequence ATGGCAACTGACCACACCGGCCCACTCATCTTCCCGAGCCAACCCTGGTTCGACCGGTATCGGGAAGTCATCAACGGCGACGAAAAGCACGCGAAACTCGCAGACGGCTATGGCACCGACTTCAACGGCGACTACATCTTCGTGATGACAGACATGCCCGTAGACGAGATGAACGAGGCGGAGATGCCTGACTTTCTGCGCGAGGAACTCGAGGAATTCGTCCACGAGACGCCCGACGACGGCCACGTTGGGTGTGCCTACCTCGGCCTCGAAGACGGGCGCTGCACCGGCGCGCGCCTCGTCGAAAGCCCGGACGCGGTGGACCACGGCTTCGTCCTCACGGCGACCATCGACGACTGGAAGGACCTCATCGACGGGCAGGTGGACATCATCTCCGGGATGATGTCCGGGCGGTTCGCACTCGACGGCGACATGCAAAAGACGTTGCAGTACTCCGCCGCCGCCCAGCGCCTGACCGAACTCGCCGCCTCCGTCGACGCACAGTTCGCAGACGAAATTTACACCAACTGA
- a CDS encoding helix-turn-helix domain-containing protein: MRQFTIRLTPSTPGFHSVDGAIAECRAVTRESFLHLNLLNDGTGVALYRLRGDADALKAVLADSEAVLSFDVFDATREQFHAHVHFEPDDPATALLTLADEHKLIIDTPLEFTGEGSLKLTLAGAQDRIRRAFAGLPESVTVWLERTGEYDPDREALRAALTSRQREVLDVALDLGYYENPRAATHADIAAELDCAAGTVGEHLRKAEGAVLSELRR; encoded by the coding sequence ATGCGGCAGTTCACCATCCGGCTGACACCGAGCACGCCGGGCTTTCACAGCGTCGACGGAGCCATCGCCGAGTGTCGGGCGGTGACCCGCGAATCGTTCTTGCACCTCAACCTGCTCAACGACGGAACGGGCGTCGCACTCTATCGGTTGCGAGGGGACGCAGACGCGCTGAAGGCGGTACTCGCCGACAGCGAAGCGGTGCTCTCCTTCGACGTGTTCGACGCGACTCGCGAGCAGTTCCACGCGCACGTCCACTTCGAACCGGACGACCCGGCGACGGCACTGCTCACCCTCGCCGACGAGCACAAACTCATCATCGACACGCCACTCGAATTCACCGGCGAGGGGAGCCTCAAACTGACGCTCGCCGGCGCACAGGACCGAATTCGGCGAGCCTTCGCCGGCCTGCCCGAGAGCGTGACCGTCTGGCTCGAACGGACGGGGGAGTACGACCCGGACCGAGAAGCGTTGCGGGCCGCCCTCACCAGTCGCCAGCGAGAAGTTCTGGACGTAGCACTCGACCTCGGCTACTACGAGAACCCGCGAGCCGCGACCCACGCCGATATCGCCGCTGAACTCGACTGCGCCGCCGGGACGGTGGGCGAGCACCTGCGGAAGGCCGAGGGCGCGGTGTTGTCGGAACTCAGGCGGTAA
- the folP gene encoding dihydropteroate synthase: MEFHDAANFLFDLRRFTPRAGTEATRDLLDHLGSPDEDVAFVQVAGSNGKGSTVRMVESTLREAGLNVGLYTSPHLEDVRERIRVNGRMISKRGLVRFVEEAKSYLTEAAARGESPTFFETLTALAIWEFARQDVDVAVLEVGIGGKYDATSAVDPIASAVTNVSLEHTQYLGDTVEEIATDKAHVASGVNPLVTAATGSALDAVRAQAGDVVTVGTDGADVTVTYEGRDGLEGRISLAGPDWNVDARLPMVGAHQATNAGVAAVLARQVADVEGRTLARGLRKAFWPGRFEIMSQEPLTVLDGAHNPGACEVVADVLAEFEYENLHLVFGAMSDKDHQGMVDALPTPDSVVTCQPDMDRAEDRAVLASIFEERGVSDVERRSAVESAVELALSKAGPEDCVLMTGSLFVVAEARRRWTRVEIPKRIVDLDAARDTLAGAHVTAPGVWRMREKGVHRVLKTRVQKRQAQYLKEELLSLGGECALSGLNDQDEETFDVVLMGTLAQFKRLADKLDGQPYGLSHFADDIREALSIQTQPESLGYPWEDHPVVMGILNVTPDSFHDGGRYEAVDDALSRAKEMLADGAEIIDVGGESTRPGAEEVSIEDEIARVVPVIEQLADLDCLISIDTRKAAVARAALDAGAHIINDVTGLGDPEMRFVAAEYDAPVVVMHSLDAPVVPEHTVEYDDVVEDVIEELKERVLLAEKAGLDRRKIIVDPGLGFGKSPAENFEILGRAGEFHALGCPVLIGHSHKSMFGLIGQEKGDRLAATVAGTTLAVERGADIVRVHDVKENVAAVRAALAARDPARFD, encoded by the coding sequence ATGGAGTTCCACGACGCCGCGAACTTTCTTTTCGACCTGCGGCGGTTCACCCCACGGGCCGGGACCGAGGCGACCCGCGACCTGCTCGACCACCTCGGCAGTCCCGACGAGGACGTCGCCTTCGTGCAAGTCGCGGGGTCGAACGGCAAGGGAAGCACCGTCCGGATGGTCGAATCCACGCTCAGAGAGGCCGGACTGAACGTCGGCCTCTACACCTCGCCACACTTAGAAGACGTTCGCGAACGAATCCGCGTCAATGGCCGGATGATTTCGAAGCGGGGCCTCGTCCGATTCGTCGAGGAGGCAAAGTCGTATCTCACCGAGGCGGCGGCGCGCGGCGAGTCACCCACCTTCTTCGAGACGCTCACCGCACTCGCCATCTGGGAGTTTGCCCGACAGGACGTGGACGTGGCCGTCCTCGAAGTTGGCATCGGCGGGAAGTACGACGCGACGAGCGCCGTCGACCCAATCGCCAGCGCGGTTACGAACGTCTCGCTCGAACACACCCAGTACCTCGGTGACACCGTCGAAGAAATCGCCACGGACAAGGCCCACGTCGCGAGCGGCGTGAACCCCCTCGTCACCGCCGCGACGGGGTCGGCTCTCGACGCGGTCCGCGCACAGGCCGGCGACGTGGTGACCGTGGGAACCGACGGCGCGGACGTGACGGTCACCTACGAGGGACGCGACGGCCTCGAAGGCCGCATCTCCCTCGCCGGCCCCGACTGGAACGTCGATGCGCGACTACCCATGGTCGGCGCACACCAGGCGACCAACGCGGGCGTGGCCGCCGTGCTCGCTCGACAGGTCGCAGACGTAGAAGGGAGGACGCTCGCCCGCGGGCTGCGCAAGGCGTTCTGGCCGGGCCGATTCGAAATCATGAGCCAGGAACCGCTCACCGTCCTCGACGGGGCGCACAACCCCGGTGCATGCGAAGTCGTCGCCGACGTGCTCGCGGAGTTCGAGTACGAGAACCTCCACCTCGTCTTCGGCGCGATGAGCGACAAGGACCACCAGGGCATGGTCGATGCGCTGCCGACGCCCGATTCCGTGGTCACCTGCCAGCCCGACATGGACCGCGCCGAGGACAGAGCCGTGCTCGCGAGCATCTTCGAGGAGCGCGGCGTCTCGGACGTCGAACGACGAAGCGCGGTCGAGAGCGCCGTGGAACTCGCGCTCTCGAAAGCTGGCCCCGAAGACTGCGTCCTGATGACCGGGTCGCTGTTCGTCGTTGCTGAGGCGCGCCGGCGCTGGACGCGGGTCGAGATTCCAAAGCGAATCGTTGACTTAGACGCCGCCCGCGACACGCTCGCCGGCGCACACGTCACCGCCCCCGGCGTCTGGCGGATGCGCGAGAAGGGCGTCCACCGCGTGCTCAAGACTCGCGTCCAGAAGCGCCAGGCGCAGTACCTGAAAGAGGAGCTGCTCTCACTCGGCGGCGAGTGTGCCCTCTCGGGGCTGAACGACCAGGACGAGGAGACGTTCGACGTGGTGTTGATGGGGACGCTCGCCCAGTTCAAGCGCCTCGCCGACAAACTGGACGGCCAGCCCTACGGGCTCTCGCACTTCGCAGACGACATCCGCGAGGCGCTCTCGATTCAGACCCAGCCCGAATCACTCGGCTACCCGTGGGAGGACCACCCTGTCGTCATGGGGATTCTGAACGTCACCCCCGACAGCTTCCACGACGGCGGCCGCTACGAGGCCGTCGACGACGCCCTCTCGCGGGCGAAGGAGATGCTCGCGGACGGCGCAGAAATCATCGACGTCGGCGGCGAGAGCACGCGCCCCGGCGCGGAGGAAGTGAGCATCGAAGACGAGATTGCACGGGTCGTTCCCGTCATCGAACAACTTGCCGACCTCGATTGCCTCATCTCCATCGACACGCGCAAAGCCGCCGTGGCGCGGGCAGCACTGGATGCGGGTGCCCATATTATTAACGACGTGACTGGCCTCGGCGACCCGGAGATGCGCTTCGTCGCCGCCGAGTACGACGCGCCCGTGGTCGTCATGCACAGCTTAGATGCGCCCGTCGTCCCAGAACACACCGTCGAGTACGACGACGTGGTCGAGGACGTCATCGAGGAACTCAAAGAGCGCGTCCTGCTCGCGGAGAAGGCGGGTTTGGACCGCCGGAAGATAATCGTCGACCCCGGCCTCGGATTCGGCAAATCGCCCGCCGAAAACTTCGAGATTCTCGGCCGGGCCGGCGAGTTCCACGCCCTCGGCTGTCCCGTCCTCATCGGTCACTCACACAAGTCGATGTTCGGCCTCATCGGCCAAGAAAAGGGCGACCGACTGGCCGCAACCGTCGCGGGGACGACGCTCGCCGTCGAACGCGGTGCCGACATCGTTCGCGTCCACGACGTAAAAGAGAACGTGGCGGCAGTCCGCGCCGCGTTGGCCGCACGCGACCCGGCACGATTCGACTGA
- a CDS encoding helix-turn-helix domain-containing protein — translation MSIIVEFRVPSTAFSLGNAFAGHPETHVELERIVPLGETPVPYVWVSGVEPDAFEDAVKGASAVDAPILLDHIGDKRLYRISWEVPPDDLLEGLVRASGTLLEASGGEEWFFRVRFPEHNTATTFHSFCEAHEIPVEIVRVVSPTAGDAKEGRYDLTNEQWEALVLAVEEGYFESPRAASLDALSAELGISSQAVSKRLRPAVRKVVQAAVGSFDDDGGEADAS, via the coding sequence ATGAGCATCATCGTCGAGTTTCGCGTTCCATCAACCGCGTTTTCGCTCGGGAACGCGTTCGCCGGGCATCCGGAGACGCATGTCGAACTGGAACGAATCGTTCCCCTCGGGGAGACGCCAGTTCCGTACGTCTGGGTTTCAGGGGTGGAACCAGACGCGTTCGAGGATGCGGTCAAAGGGGCGTCAGCGGTCGACGCGCCGATTTTGCTCGACCACATCGGCGATAAACGCCTCTATCGCATCTCGTGGGAGGTCCCGCCCGACGACTTGCTGGAGGGGTTGGTTCGAGCGAGTGGCACGCTCCTCGAAGCGAGCGGCGGCGAAGAGTGGTTCTTCAGGGTTCGGTTCCCCGAACACAACACCGCCACCACGTTTCACTCGTTCTGTGAGGCCCACGAGATTCCGGTCGAGATTGTCCGCGTCGTCTCTCCCACGGCCGGAGACGCGAAGGAGGGTCGATACGACCTCACGAACGAGCAGTGGGAGGCCCTCGTGCTTGCGGTCGAAGAAGGCTATTTCGAGAGTCCGCGCGCGGCGTCGCTCGACGCGCTCAGTGCCGAACTCGGCATCTCCTCGCAGGCGGTCTCAAAGCGCCTGCGACCGGCGGTCCGGAAAGTCGTCCAAGCGGCGGTTGGGTCCTTCGACGACGACGGTGGGGAAGCGGACGCTTCATAA
- a CDS encoding glycosyltransferase family 4 protein: protein MRVAFVSLSGADRRDTPGNWRVRRVAEGLAAADHEVAVFCAQWWEGETVSVFDRADVTYHALTDTPGPLSFASRLPFALRSFSPDVVHATPDPPSQVAAARFFSLFGRRPLVVEWYGDEDPPTSWGERYTTRAPTTVVTPSRMVSTWVREAGAAEEAVEIIPEGIDVELTAETEPHSDVDIVTCRQMDGNANVESLLLALAELRDRDWHAVVIGDGPARASAKEQAADLRIADRVTFTGELPPAERVAYYKGAHVFAHTAKRTPFATELLWGLACGCVGVVEYHANSAAHELVEGLERGFRATSPPEIASAIEKAGRLDHRTTDDRFFTYSQETMLERYLDCYRDVRGTYGLF from the coding sequence ATGCGCGTCGCGTTCGTCTCGCTTTCTGGGGCAGACAGGCGAGACACTCCGGGGAATTGGCGAGTTCGCCGAGTCGCAGAGGGACTCGCCGCGGCCGACCACGAGGTTGCCGTCTTTTGTGCCCAGTGGTGGGAGGGAGAGACCGTCTCCGTCTTCGACCGCGCGGACGTCACCTACCACGCCCTCACTGACACTCCTGGCCCGCTTTCGTTTGCGAGTCGCCTTCCCTTCGCCTTGCGTTCGTTCTCGCCGGACGTCGTCCACGCCACCCCCGACCCGCCGTCGCAGGTCGCTGCCGCCCGGTTCTTCTCTCTCTTCGGCCGCCGGCCGCTCGTCGTCGAGTGGTACGGCGACGAGGACCCGCCCACGTCGTGGGGCGAACGATACACGACCCGTGCACCCACCACCGTGGTCACGCCCTCGCGGATGGTGAGCACCTGGGTTCGCGAAGCCGGCGCGGCAGAGGAGGCCGTCGAAATCATTCCGGAGGGAATCGACGTGGAACTCACGGCTGAGACCGAGCCACACTCGGACGTGGACATCGTCACCTGCCGGCAGATGGACGGGAACGCGAACGTCGAGAGTCTGCTACTCGCGCTCGCGGAACTGCGCGACCGTGACTGGCACGCCGTCGTCATCGGCGACGGTCCGGCGCGTGCGAGCGCGAAGGAACAGGCCGCGGACTTACGAATCGCAGACCGCGTGACGTTCACGGGCGAACTCCCGCCCGCAGAACGCGTCGCCTACTACAAGGGAGCCCACGTGTTCGCCCACACCGCGAAGCGAACGCCCTTCGCCACGGAATTGCTCTGGGGGCTCGCCTGCGGCTGCGTCGGCGTCGTCGAGTACCACGCGAACTCGGCGGCCCACGAACTCGTCGAGGGACTCGAACGCGGCTTTCGGGCGACCTCGCCGCCCGAAATCGCGAGCGCCATCGAGAAAGCCGGCCGACTGGACCACCGCACGACCGACGACCGATTTTTCACATACAGTCAGGAGACGATGCTAGAGCGGTATCTCGATTGCTACCGCGACGTCCGCGGGACGTACGGACTGTTCTGA
- a CDS encoding S9 family peptidase translates to MTYEVERYLNIRSAGSASFGPHGELAFLMDTTGVSQVWSLHEPGHWPEQRTFYDERITFASWSPENPELVFGMDEGGNEREQLFRLDSDGTITNLTATPDAKHWWGGWSHDGERFAFSSNRREGSVFDIYVQDRDDMGDEARLVYEGDGWLTVGGWSPDDSRLLVSKAHSSFDQDVYVLDIESGDLEHVTPHEGDIRYGSIQWGPDGESLYLVTDEDADLLWLGRLDLATHDIEPVVVDDEWNVSGAAIDEETGRIVYARNVEGYTDLTVGDLVAATEIESYPDPDLPRGVQGGISYNDDATQFAITVTGSAENANVYVVDVETGESTRWTNAATAGIPKDTFREPEVVRYESFDGLDIPAFFTLPADARDGETPVLVDIHGGPESQRRPSFSPVKQYFLNRGYAMFEPNVRGSTGYGKSYTRLDDVEKRMDSVADIKAAVEWLHDHPKVDPSRIAVMGGSYGGFMTLAALTEYPDLWAAGIDIVGIANFVTFLKNTGDWRRALREAEYGSLETDREFLERISPINNIDAIEAPLLVLHGKNDPRVPVGEAEQIAAEAETHVPVEKLIFDDEGHGFSKLENRVTAYTTVVSFLEKYV, encoded by the coding sequence ATGACGTACGAAGTCGAGCGGTATCTCAATATTCGCAGTGCCGGGTCGGCCTCCTTTGGCCCCCACGGCGAACTCGCCTTCCTGATGGACACGACCGGCGTTTCGCAGGTCTGGTCGCTCCACGAACCCGGCCACTGGCCCGAACAGCGCACGTTCTACGACGAGCGAATCACCTTCGCCTCGTGGTCACCCGAGAATCCCGAACTCGTCTTCGGGATGGACGAGGGCGGCAACGAGCGCGAGCAACTGTTTCGCCTCGACAGCGACGGGACGATTACCAACCTCACCGCGACCCCGGACGCGAAACACTGGTGGGGCGGCTGGAGCCACGACGGCGAGCGATTCGCCTTCTCGTCGAATCGCCGCGAAGGGAGCGTCTTCGACATCTACGTACAGGACAGAGACGACATGGGCGACGAGGCACGACTCGTCTACGAGGGCGACGGCTGGCTCACGGTCGGCGGCTGGAGCCCCGACGACTCACGACTCCTCGTGTCGAAAGCCCACTCCAGTTTCGACCAGGACGTGTACGTCCTCGACATCGAATCGGGCGACTTAGAACACGTCACGCCCCACGAGGGGGACATCCGCTATGGGAGCATCCAGTGGGGTCCGGACGGCGAGAGTCTCTATCTCGTGACTGACGAGGACGCGGATCTGCTCTGGCTTGGCCGCCTCGACCTCGCGACCCACGACATCGAACCGGTGGTCGTCGACGACGAGTGGAACGTCTCGGGAGCCGCCATCGACGAGGAGACGGGCCGCATCGTCTACGCCCGGAACGTCGAGGGCTACACCGACCTCACCGTCGGCGACCTTGTCGCCGCGACGGAAATCGAATCGTACCCGGACCCCGACCTCCCGCGCGGCGTCCAGGGCGGCATCAGCTACAACGACGACGCGACCCAGTTCGCGATTACCGTCACCGGGAGCGCAGAGAACGCGAACGTCTACGTCGTGGACGTAGAGACCGGGGAGTCGACGCGGTGGACGAACGCCGCCACCGCCGGGATTCCGAAGGACACCTTCCGCGAACCGGAAGTGGTCCGCTACGAATCGTTCGATGGTCTCGACATTCCCGCCTTTTTCACCCTCCCAGCTGACGCCCGCGACGGGGAGACGCCGGTTCTCGTGGACATCCACGGCGGGCCGGAGAGCCAGCGACGGCCCTCCTTCAGCCCCGTCAAGCAGTACTTCCTGAATCGCGGCTACGCGATGTTCGAACCGAACGTCCGCGGGTCGACCGGCTACGGGAAGTCCTACACCCGCCTCGACGACGTCGAAAAGCGCATGGACTCGGTGGCAGACATCAAAGCCGCAGTCGAGTGGCTCCACGACCATCCGAAAGTAGACCCCTCGCGCATCGCGGTGATGGGCGGGTCATACGGCGGGTTCATGACGCTCGCCGCGCTCACCGAGTACCCGGACCTCTGGGCGGCCGGCATCGACATCGTCGGCATCGCGAACTTCGTCACGTTCCTCAAGAACACGGGCGACTGGCGACGCGCCCTCCGCGAAGCCGAGTACGGGTCACTCGAAACAGACCGCGAGTTCCTAGAGCGCATCAGCCCCATCAACAACATCGACGCCATCGAAGCGCCGCTGCTCGTCCTCCACGGGAAAAACGACCCGCGCGTCCCCGTCGGCGAGGCAGAGCAAATCGCCGCGGAAGCGGAAACCCACGTCCCGGTGGAGAAACTCATCTTCGACGACGAGGGCCACGGCTTCTCGAAGCTCGAAAACCGCGTCACCGCCTACACCACGGTGGTATCATTCCTCGAAAAGTACGTCTGA
- a CDS encoding NUDIX hydrolase, which yields MAVSDRSREDVAELLSALSGRYGSVAVDQTTTALPPAAYEEARKRFADGKVACAGVWIEDDEGRVLLVNDDDRTNRWAEPGGAIEADESLEAGAARWVEQTTGYRCRIDDVKRVSIVGIGDERNVDRPPVYQLQVLFSGALSGDKLELGERVAGVEWWQDPPATIADALPA from the coding sequence ATGGCTGTCTCAGATCGCTCCCGCGAGGACGTCGCGGAGCTTCTTTCTGCACTCTCCGGCCGGTATGGGTCGGTCGCGGTAGATCAGACGACGACCGCCCTACCGCCTGCGGCCTACGAAGAGGCGCGAAAGCGGTTCGCAGACGGAAAAGTCGCCTGTGCAGGCGTCTGGATCGAAGACGACGAGGGCCGGGTGCTGCTCGTAAACGACGACGACCGAACCAACCGCTGGGCGGAACCGGGTGGAGCCATCGAGGCCGACGAATCCCTCGAAGCGGGCGCGGCGCGGTGGGTCGAACAGACAACAGGCTATCGATGCCGCATCGACGACGTCAAACGCGTCTCCATCGTCGGCATCGGTGACGAACGCAACGTCGACCGACCGCCCGTGTATCAACTTCAAGTCCTCTTTTCTGGTGCGCTCTCCGGTGACAAACTCGAACTCGGTGAGCGAGTCGCAGGAGTAGAATGGTGGCAGGACCCGCCTGCGACCATCGCCGACGCGCTTCCCGCTTAG
- a CDS encoding NAD(P)-dependent glycerol-1-phosphate dehydrogenase, producing the protein MFTKSSWIRLPRNVLVGHGVLDQTVEAVSELHLRGTPVLVTSPTPRKIAADRIIEQFEDAGFSPEVVVVEQATFAEVKRVIDQAEAVDAGFLVGVGGGKAIDIAKMAADRIDRGFISVPTAASHDGIVSGRGSVPEGDTRHSVAADPPLAVVADTELLADAPWELTTAGCADIISNYTAVKDWQLAHRLKNVEYSEYAGALSQMTAELLVERIDAIKPGLEESSWVVVKALVSSGVAMSIAGSSRPASGAEHLFSHQLDRLAPGAALHGHQVGVGSILIEYLHSGEQGQWQNIRDALDKLGAPTTAKGLGIDAETVIEALTTAHEIRDRYTILGDGVSEDAAIEVATVTGVI; encoded by the coding sequence ATGTTTACCAAGTCGTCGTGGATTCGCCTGCCGCGAAACGTCCTGGTGGGCCACGGGGTGCTCGACCAGACGGTCGAGGCGGTCTCCGAACTCCATCTTCGCGGCACGCCGGTTCTCGTGACGAGTCCGACGCCGCGGAAGATTGCGGCCGACCGAATCATCGAGCAGTTCGAGGATGCAGGCTTTTCCCCGGAGGTCGTGGTCGTAGAGCAGGCGACCTTCGCGGAGGTCAAGCGTGTTATCGACCAGGCCGAAGCGGTGGACGCCGGATTCCTCGTCGGCGTCGGCGGCGGCAAAGCCATCGACATCGCGAAGATGGCCGCAGACCGCATCGACCGCGGATTCATCTCCGTCCCGACCGCCGCCAGCCACGACGGCATCGTGAGCGGGCGCGGGTCGGTTCCCGAGGGTGACACCCGTCACAGCGTGGCCGCGGACCCACCGCTGGCCGTCGTCGCTGACACGGAACTGCTCGCCGACGCGCCGTGGGAACTCACCACCGCCGGATGTGCGGACATCATCAGTAACTACACCGCGGTCAAAGACTGGCAACTCGCCCACCGGCTGAAGAACGTCGAATATTCAGAGTACGCGGGGGCGCTCTCCCAGATGACCGCCGAATTGCTCGTCGAGCGCATCGACGCCATCAAACCCGGCTTAGAGGAGTCCTCGTGGGTGGTGGTGAAGGCGCTCGTCTCCTCCGGCGTGGCGATGTCCATCGCCGGGTCCTCTCGGCCGGCCAGCGGCGCGGAACACCTTTTTTCCCACCAGCTAGACCGCCTCGCGCCGGGTGCGGCACTCCACGGCCACCAGGTGGGCGTCGGGTCGATTCTCATCGAGTATCTCCACTCGGGTGAACAGGGTCAGTGGCAGAACATCCGCGACGCCCTCGACAAGTTGGGTGCGCCCACGACAGCGAAGGGACTCGGTATCGACGCAGAAACAGTAATCGAAGCGTTGACGACGGCCCACGAAATCCGCGACCGCTATACGATTCTCGGTGACGGCGTCAGTGAGGACGCGGCGATAGAAGTTGCGACCGTGACAGGCGTCATCTAA